Proteins encoded together in one Sylvia atricapilla isolate bSylAtr1 chromosome 2, bSylAtr1.pri, whole genome shotgun sequence window:
- the MAB21L3 gene encoding protein mab-21-like 3, with amino-acid sequence MKPFTDEDVEIYIQSKVEQRHYLVSKAVEEVQKIIQQLTTEISYKAVRFQAISNSGIHNENIKDQPALLAKWSAMLRRKRPFHPSIQVLAPSQFLITVPLRGLTGYRECQVRHWRYYTVNGAKLLSSVRDPEELHQWLEVEQFSKSLQQWHEEDVNIEGDLVPAKVLIVFRELVEKSIVSCNLSSKVTVLESFSSVVRVAVETSESQVEVELVPAVEIPTCWPEKARWPRCLRRWPSREKVQCIKSLGFDLLARSNYHWQLCFSRAEHILMEGLDEDGGCRMKCFRVMRQMKEDVWCAGNKPVITAYHLQTVLFWTCEKYPRTKDWRCFPEAFLRLVQKLHKCVSQHFLKHYFLKNTNLLKYANTSDLDLVASKLAVFLENPVFCLD; translated from the exons ATGAAACCATTCACAGATGAAGATGTAGAAATCTACATCCAGAGCAAG GTGGAACAGCGGCATTACCTGGTTTCCAAAGCAGTGGAGGAGGTGCAGAAAATCATCCAGCAGCTGACCACAGAAATCAGCTACAAGGCCGTGCGATTCCAGGCGATCTCCAACTCTGGCATTCACAATGAGAACATTAAG gATCAGCCAGCTTTACTGGCCAAGTGGTCAGCTATGCTTCGGAGGAAGCGCCCATTCCACCCGTCCATCCAG GTCTTAGCACCCAGCCAGTTCCTCATCACAGTTCCTCTGCGTGGCCTGACGGGTTACAGGGAGTGCCAGGTACGGCACTGGCGCTATTACACCGTGAATGGAGCCAAGCTCCTCTCCTCCGTGCGGGACCCTGAGGAATTGCATCAGTGGCTGGAGGTGGAGCAGTTCTCAAAAAGCCTTCAGCAGTGGCATGAAGAGGATGTGAACATCGAAGGTGATCTGGTTCCAGCCAAAGTCCTTATTGTCTTCCGGGAGCTGGTGGAGAAGTCGATCGTCTCCTGTAACCTCTCCA GTAAAGTGACAGTGCTGGAGAGCTTCAGCTCCGTGGTCCGGGTGGCTGTGGAGACATCAGAATCCCAGGTTGAGGTGGAGCTGGTTCCTGCTGTGGAGATTCCAACTTGCTGGCCTGAGAAAGCCCGGTGGCCTCGTTGCCTTAGGCGTTGGCCTTCTCGGGAAAAAGTGCAATGCATCAAG TCGCTGGGTTTCGATCTCCTGGCCCGCTCTAATTATCACTGGCAGCTGTGCTTCTCCCGTGCTGAGCACATCCTCATGGAGGGACTTGATGAAGATGGTGGTTGTCGCATGAAGTGCTTCAGAGTCATGAGGCAGATGAAGGAGGATGTCTGGTGTGCTGGAAATAAGCCTGTCATCACAGCTTACCACCTTCAG ACAGTGCTATTCTGGACGTGTGAAAAATACCCACGCACCAAGGATTGGCGCTGCTTCCCTGAAGCCTTTCTGAGGCTGGTACAGAAGCTGCACAAGTGTGTAAGCCAGCACTTCCTCAAGCATTACTTTCTCAAGAACACCAATCTGCTCAAATATGCCAACACCAGTGACCTGGACCTGGTGGCCAGCAAGCTTGCAGTCTTCTTGGAGAACCCTGTTTTCTGCCTGGACTAA